The Thalassotalea psychrophila genome window below encodes:
- the nuoK gene encoding NADH-quinone oxidoreductase subunit NuoK, which yields MSHIPLMHAFILAGILFLIGFIGVIARRNTLFMLMSLEVMLNSVGIAFIAAGSSWQEADGQIMFILILTLAAAEVAVGLALLIRLHQQRLSLDIDELSEMKG from the coding sequence ATGAGTCATATCCCATTAATGCATGCGTTTATTCTAGCTGGTATTCTATTTCTTATCGGCTTTATTGGCGTTATTGCCAGACGTAACACCTTATTTATGTTGATGAGTTTAGAAGTGATGCTCAACTCTGTTGGCATTGCCTTTATTGCTGCCGGCAGTAGCTGGCAAGAAGCTGATGGCCAAATCATGTTTATTTTAATTTTAACCTTAGCTGCTGCAGAGGTTGCTGTTGGCTTGGCACTACTCATACGTTTACATCAACAGCGGTTATCGCTGGATATTGACGAACTTAGTGAAATGAAGGGCTAA
- a CDS encoding complex I subunit 4 family protein has translation MILTQILIALLTGGVIAWAAENHRANTGRWISLLAILFSFGLLAEFSMDNPQLFHQYLRLANVEWISAFNIYYATGIDSLSFILIALTLVLGVICVLVSWQEITDKVGFYYFNLMASIAGIVGVFIATDLFLFFFFWEVMLLPMTALIAIWGHENRIYAATKFFIFTQVSSLLMLIGIIALAFIHQQQTGSLSFDYFTLKQMAINPEVEFYIMLGFFIAFAVKLPSFPVHTWLPDAHTQAPTAGSVLLAGVLLKTGAYGLIRFVLDMFPQASSDFANVAVVLGVISILYGAKLAFAQTDFKRLVAYSSISHMGFVMLALFSFQQISYHGAILTIVAHGLSSAALFSMAGMLYQRLHSRDLSAMGGMFSSAPRMGGMLLAFVAAAFGLPGLLNFVGEFMVLTGSFKTYPLHVIFASLGLIGSAIYGMYLFQQSFQGEAKHSITDLGKRELLICGSLLGLLICLGLFPELIFAHFPEQYIATVNETAVIGVNLTEASASELVSSHIASTNAVGSK, from the coding sequence ATGATTTTAACTCAAATTTTAATTGCGTTATTAACGGGCGGTGTTATTGCTTGGGCAGCAGAAAACCATCGTGCTAATACTGGGCGTTGGATCAGCTTGCTAGCAATTTTGTTCAGCTTTGGCTTACTTGCTGAATTTTCCATGGATAATCCTCAGCTATTTCATCAATACCTAAGGTTGGCTAATGTTGAATGGATTTCAGCATTTAATATTTATTATGCTACCGGCATCGACAGTTTAAGTTTTATTTTAATCGCACTAACGTTAGTGCTGGGTGTTATCTGTGTGTTAGTTTCTTGGCAAGAAATTACCGACAAAGTTGGCTTTTATTACTTCAATTTAATGGCATCTATTGCTGGCATAGTAGGCGTATTCATTGCCACTGACTTATTCTTATTCTTCTTTTTTTGGGAAGTGATGCTACTGCCAATGACCGCATTAATTGCCATTTGGGGGCACGAAAATAGGATTTACGCTGCAACAAAATTCTTTATTTTTACCCAGGTAAGCAGCCTATTAATGCTTATTGGCATTATCGCGTTAGCGTTTATTCATCAACAACAAACTGGCAGTTTGAGTTTTGATTACTTTACCTTAAAGCAAATGGCAATAAATCCGGAGGTAGAGTTTTACATTATGCTTGGCTTCTTTATTGCTTTTGCCGTTAAACTGCCGTCATTTCCCGTTCATACTTGGCTACCTGATGCACATACTCAAGCCCCTACAGCCGGTAGTGTATTACTTGCGGGGGTATTATTAAAAACTGGCGCCTATGGCCTTATTCGCTTTGTTTTAGATATGTTTCCACAAGCCAGTAGTGACTTTGCTAATGTTGCCGTTGTGCTTGGGGTGATCAGTATTTTATACGGAGCAAAGCTTGCCTTTGCCCAAACCGACTTTAAACGTTTAGTTGCTTACAGCTCTATCTCACATATGGGCTTTGTTATGTTAGCGTTATTCTCCTTTCAACAAATTTCTTATCATGGCGCGATACTCACCATTGTCGCTCATGGTTTGAGTAGTGCCGCACTATTCTCAATGGCTGGTATGTTATATCAACGCTTACATAGCCGAGATTTATCAGCAATGGGCGGAATGTTTAGTAGTGCGCCTAGAATGGGCGGTATGCTACTAGCATTTGTTGCCGCAGCATTTGGTTTACCTGGACTACTTAATTTTGTCGGCGAATTTATGGTATTAACTGGAAGTTTTAAAACCTATCCATTACATGTGATATTTGCCTCCCTTGGTCTTATTGGCTCGGCAATTTATGGCATGTATTTATTTCAGCAGAGTTTTCAAGGCGAAGCTAAGCACAGTATTACTGACTTAGGTAAAAGAGAGTTATTAATCTGTGGTTCATTACTGGGCTTACTCATTTGCTTAGGCCTATTTCCAGAACTTATTTTTGCCCATTTTCCCGAGCAATATATAGCGACAGTTAATGAAACCGCCGTCATTGGAGTTAACCTAACTGAAGCTAGTGCCAGTGAATTGGTAAGTAGTCATATAGCAAGTACTAACGCTGTAGGGAGTAAATAA
- the nuoH gene encoding NADH-quinone oxidoreductase subunit NuoH — MIFKLIELSIILALLIPIAAMLVWVERRMIGIWQDRLGPNRVGPFGILQSLADLLKILGKDEFTPKFADKAIFIAAPVIAATTVLLSFVVVPFSDTIGISDLNIGVLFFLAMTSLAVYGVVLAGWASKNKYALLGSMRAAAQTISYEVFMGLSVMGVVLITGSFNLRDIVVAQQDGWFIQSQLIGFIVFLVAGIAESHRLPFDLPEAETELTAGFHTEYSGLKFALFFLGEYLGVTLISAMSVTLFFGGYLPPGFLPSEWANMIPSLVWFIGKVFVLIMFFILLRTSLPRPRFDQLLEFGWKVMLPLALFNLLLTAVLKLTGIIGGVHA; from the coding sequence ATGATCTTTAAGCTGATTGAACTGAGTATCATTCTCGCGCTGCTTATTCCTATTGCAGCCATGTTGGTGTGGGTAGAACGTAGAATGATTGGTATTTGGCAAGACCGATTAGGGCCAAACCGAGTAGGACCATTTGGTATTTTACAATCCCTTGCTGACTTATTAAAAATACTAGGCAAGGATGAGTTCACCCCTAAGTTTGCCGATAAAGCTATATTTATCGCTGCACCGGTAATTGCTGCAACTACAGTGTTATTGAGTTTTGTCGTAGTACCTTTCTCTGACACCATAGGTATATCTGATCTCAACATTGGTGTTTTATTCTTTTTAGCGATGACATCCTTGGCTGTCTATGGCGTTGTATTAGCCGGTTGGGCATCAAAAAATAAATATGCATTACTCGGTAGTATGCGCGCGGCTGCACAAACCATAAGTTACGAAGTATTTATGGGCTTATCTGTTATGGGCGTAGTGCTTATTACCGGCAGTTTTAATTTACGTGACATAGTGGTTGCTCAACAAGATGGCTGGTTTATTCAGTCTCAGCTGATCGGTTTTATCGTGTTTTTAGTGGCAGGTATTGCTGAAAGCCATCGCTTACCGTTTGATTTGCCCGAAGCCGAAACCGAGCTTACGGCAGGGTTTCACACTGAATATTCAGGTCTAAAATTTGCTTTGTTTTTCTTAGGTGAGTATTTAGGTGTCACCTTAATTTCTGCGATGTCAGTTACGTTATTTTTTGGTGGTTATTTGCCGCCAGGGTTTCTCCCAAGCGAATGGGCAAATATGATCCCATCGCTTGTTTGGTTTATTGGTAAAGTGTTTGTTCTCATTATGTTTTTTATCTTGTTACGAACATCACTGCCAAGACCCAGGTTTGATCAACTACTTGAATTTGGCTGGAAGGTGATGCTACCGCTGGCGTTATTTAATTTACTACTTACAGCCGTCTTAAAGCTTACTGGCATTATTGGAGGCGTACATGCTTAA
- the nuoJ gene encoding NADH-quinone oxidoreductase subunit J produces the protein MISQLPFYIAAAIAIIASIRVVTGSNAIHALLYLVVSLLAVAVCFYFMGAPFAAGLEVIVYAGAILVLFVFAVMMFDLQGDKDPIHYSKHWFSRWIGPVILSSVLLIEVVYVIINSANSAQYTSSIMSAKQVGILLYGPYLLAVEIASFLLLAGLIAGYHFAKGENDFGQGKDNMGGNL, from the coding sequence ATGATAAGCCAATTGCCATTTTACATTGCCGCAGCCATTGCCATTATCGCCTCTATTCGGGTGGTTACTGGCTCAAATGCGATCCATGCATTGTTGTATTTAGTGGTGTCACTGTTAGCAGTGGCGGTATGTTTCTATTTTATGGGGGCACCGTTTGCCGCAGGTTTAGAGGTTATCGTTTATGCCGGAGCCATATTAGTCTTGTTTGTATTCGCCGTTATGATGTTTGATTTACAAGGCGATAAAGACCCTATTCATTATTCAAAACATTGGTTTAGCCGGTGGATCGGACCAGTTATATTATCATCAGTATTACTCATTGAAGTTGTCTATGTAATTATTAACAGTGCCAACAGCGCTCAATATACCTCATCAATCATGTCGGCTAAACAAGTCGGTATTTTATTATATGGTCCTTATTTATTAGCGGTAGAAATAGCATCCTTTTTGTTATTAGCCGGTTTAATTGCTGGTTATCATTTTGCCAAAGGTGAAAACGACTTTGGTCAAGGTAAAGACAATATGGGGGGCAACTTATGA
- the nuoI gene encoding NADH-quinone oxidoreductase subunit NuoI, with translation MLKMFYSQFRTMWLVLKHTFTKADTVQYPEQKPYLAPRYRGRIVLTRDPDGEERCVACNLCAVACPVDCIALQQTIDPNGRKRAEFFRINFSRCILCGFCEEACPTYAIQLTPDIELAEYDRQNLVYEKENLLISGPGKYPDYNFYKQSGVATGVKGKGEGEHEKAPVNVRDLMP, from the coding sequence ATGCTTAAAATGTTTTATAGCCAGTTTCGTACTATGTGGTTAGTACTCAAACATACGTTTACCAAAGCTGACACCGTGCAATATCCAGAGCAAAAACCTTATTTAGCACCGCGGTATCGTGGTCGTATTGTGCTTACTCGTGATCCCGACGGTGAAGAACGTTGTGTCGCTTGTAACTTGTGTGCCGTTGCTTGCCCTGTTGATTGTATTGCCCTGCAGCAAACCATTGATCCTAATGGGCGTAAGCGCGCTGAGTTTTTCCGAATTAATTTTTCACGCTGTATCTTATGCGGCTTTTGTGAAGAAGCGTGTCCTACTTATGCCATTCAATTAACCCCTGATATAGAGCTTGCCGAATATGACCGGCAAAACCTGGTTTATGAAAAAGAGAACCTATTGATCAGTGGCCCTGGAAAATACCCAGATTATAACTTTTACAAGCAGTCTGGTGTTGCTACAGGAGTGAAAGGAAAGGGCGAAGGTGAACATGAAAAAGCGCCGGTTAATGTTAGAGATTTGATGCCCTAA
- the nuoG gene encoding NADH-quinone oxidoreductase subunit NuoG: MSDNSVTIYVDGVSYQVDAGDNLLAGVLSSKLDLPYFCWHPSMGSVGACRQCAVTVYNDETEQQGRLAMACMTPITDGMRIGLGDSYSSHFREQVISAMMTNHPHDCPVCAEGGECHLQDMTVMTGHNQREYVGDKRTFTNQNLGPHIGHEMNRCITCYRCVRFYKDYAGGKDFGVYGSRNKVYFGRQQDGVLESEFSGNLVEVCPTGVFTDKPFSAHYARKWDLQSAPSICKGCAVGCNISVGERYGCVRRVVNRYNDDVNGYFLCDKGRFGFGYVNSDDRITTAKGIKQEFPSKLSTKDVQLSLAKYKGQRFVAIGSERASLETNAALKHLFGEDNFCSGLTDKQTQLLNINKQMLNHVNMLSVKQIEQADCVLILGEDLTQTSPRIALALRQTVRNAGLEIADKLRIPRWQDEAVRTAAGKTLSPLFICDVTASKLDDVATAVNYSNPDDIATITQAINAKLCHHKPLFTSLTAKQNEFVEQAVAALSSAKRPLIISGHTLENVELAQQCLNLATGFAASAVNDTALVKTGVPNLSFVIMPSKANSIGLASLLNDASLTLEQLCQQASDNSIDGLVICENELSNLTTTQRQTLLTSVTTIIALDHNESVVTEHADVILPTATFSESQGLLVNYQGRAQCFYPAFAPKLPILPAWRVVTMLDAIIGDGQLVNTSENEQVKTINDFWQTLQRFEANFPDTSVFIAEQFLLKTARQTHRASGRTAMTANQNVHERKTTIDNNSPYKFSMEGSHPQSNQSASSNTSAANAMPYTWAPGWNSNQSISKYQQQVGSGLLNSSPVVQIYDPSESRESTPDTNVASENIKDQSVSKNNPINFIPAAHIFGNDYLGLKGIEFELLSPIPYVEINAALASQLGLGECSHVNLQLSDSNQICQLKIINEVAENCALVYLFGNDSKHIELNNSKLTAANTEQVAEFQQSLANKVSSAEANKQQLLVRLKQNDQFIPIRLMAGGLDDL, encoded by the coding sequence ATGAGTGATAATAGCGTAACTATTTATGTTGATGGGGTTTCTTATCAAGTTGATGCTGGTGATAATTTATTGGCTGGCGTGCTTTCAAGTAAATTAGATTTACCCTATTTTTGTTGGCACCCATCAATGGGATCGGTTGGTGCATGTCGCCAATGTGCGGTTACCGTATATAACGATGAAACCGAGCAACAAGGTCGTTTAGCCATGGCTTGTATGACGCCTATTACTGATGGGATGCGTATAGGCTTAGGTGATAGTTACTCTAGTCATTTTCGTGAACAAGTCATTTCAGCAATGATGACTAATCATCCCCATGATTGCCCTGTTTGCGCAGAAGGCGGAGAGTGTCATTTACAAGATATGACCGTGATGACCGGTCATAATCAACGTGAGTACGTTGGTGATAAACGTACATTCACCAATCAAAATTTAGGGCCGCATATTGGCCATGAAATGAATCGGTGTATTACTTGTTACCGTTGTGTGCGTTTTTATAAAGATTACGCTGGCGGTAAAGATTTTGGTGTGTATGGGTCAAGAAATAAAGTGTACTTTGGCCGCCAACAAGATGGTGTTTTAGAATCAGAATTTTCTGGCAATTTAGTTGAAGTATGTCCAACAGGAGTCTTTACCGACAAGCCATTTTCGGCGCACTATGCTCGTAAATGGGATCTACAATCGGCACCATCAATATGTAAAGGCTGCGCTGTCGGTTGTAATATCAGTGTTGGTGAACGTTATGGTTGTGTACGACGAGTAGTAAATCGATACAACGATGATGTTAATGGCTACTTTTTATGTGATAAAGGCCGTTTTGGCTTTGGTTATGTGAATAGCGATGACAGAATTACGACAGCAAAAGGCATCAAGCAAGAATTTCCTAGCAAGCTTTCCACCAAAGATGTGCAATTATCTTTGGCAAAATATAAAGGTCAACGGTTTGTTGCAATTGGATCAGAGCGAGCATCGCTTGAAACCAATGCCGCATTAAAGCATCTATTTGGTGAAGACAACTTTTGTTCTGGTCTAACTGACAAGCAAACGCAATTATTAAATATAAACAAGCAAATGCTCAATCATGTCAACATGCTGAGCGTGAAGCAAATCGAGCAAGCCGACTGTGTATTAATACTTGGTGAAGACTTAACCCAAACATCGCCAAGAATTGCTTTGGCCCTGCGTCAAACTGTACGTAATGCTGGCCTTGAAATTGCCGATAAATTACGAATTCCAAGGTGGCAAGATGAAGCGGTTAGAACCGCAGCCGGAAAAACCTTATCGCCACTGTTTATTTGTGATGTGACGGCAAGCAAGCTTGATGATGTAGCAACGGCAGTTAATTATTCTAACCCCGATGACATTGCTACAATTACGCAAGCGATAAATGCCAAACTTTGCCACCATAAACCGCTGTTTACTTCTTTGACTGCAAAACAGAACGAGTTTGTCGAACAAGCTGTAGCAGCATTATCAAGTGCTAAACGGCCGTTAATTATCAGTGGTCATACACTAGAAAATGTAGAGCTTGCTCAGCAATGTTTAAACTTAGCAACAGGATTTGCGGCATCTGCGGTTAATGACACGGCTTTAGTGAAAACTGGAGTGCCTAACTTGAGCTTTGTGATAATGCCAAGTAAAGCAAACAGTATTGGCTTAGCCAGCTTACTTAACGATGCAAGTTTAACCCTAGAGCAGTTGTGCCAACAAGCAAGCGACAACAGTATTGATGGCTTAGTTATTTGTGAAAATGAACTGTCTAATTTAACTACGACACAGAGGCAAACATTACTGACATCGGTTACAACGATTATAGCGCTCGATCACAACGAAAGCGTCGTAACTGAACATGCAGATGTTATTTTACCCACGGCTACATTTAGTGAATCACAAGGTTTATTAGTTAATTATCAAGGCAGGGCACAATGTTTTTATCCTGCATTTGCTCCTAAACTGCCAATATTACCAGCTTGGCGAGTGGTTACTATGTTAGATGCAATTATCGGTGACGGTCAGTTAGTTAATACCTCTGAAAACGAGCAGGTAAAAACCATTAATGACTTTTGGCAAACCTTACAGCGATTTGAAGCTAATTTCCCAGATACGTCGGTGTTTATTGCCGAACAGTTTTTATTAAAAACTGCAAGGCAAACACATCGAGCGTCAGGACGAACGGCGATGACTGCGAACCAAAACGTACATGAAAGAAAAACGACTATTGATAATAACTCACCTTATAAATTTTCAATGGAAGGTAGTCACCCACAAAGCAATCAGTCTGCTAGTTCTAACACTAGCGCCGCTAATGCAATGCCTTATACATGGGCGCCAGGGTGGAATTCAAACCAATCAATTAGTAAATATCAGCAGCAAGTAGGTTCAGGCTTACTTAATAGTTCACCCGTAGTACAGATATATGATCCTAGTGAGAGTAGAGAATCAACTCCGGATACCAATGTTGCTAGTGAAAATATAAAGGATCAAAGCGTAAGCAAAAATAATCCAATCAACTTTATTCCTGCTGCGCATATTTTTGGCAATGACTATTTAGGTCTTAAAGGTATCGAGTTCGAATTATTATCGCCTATTCCTTATGTCGAAATAAATGCCGCCTTGGCTTCACAGTTAGGTTTAGGTGAATGCTCGCATGTGAATTTGCAACTATCCGATTCAAATCAAATTTGTCAGCTTAAAATCATTAACGAAGTCGCCGAAAATTGCGCTCTGGTTTATTTATTTGGCAATGACAGTAAGCATATTGAGTTGAATAATTCTAAGTTAACCGCTGCCAATACTGAACAGGTTGCTGAATTTCAGCAAAGCTTAGCCAATAAAGTCAGCTCTGCAGAAGCCAATAAACAGCAGTTACTTGTCCGGCTGAAACAAAACGATCAATTTATTCCTATTCGATTAATGGCGGGAGGTTTAGATGATCTTTAA
- the nuoL gene encoding NADH-quinone oxidoreductase subunit L, whose protein sequence is MMDHIQILSYLPFYPLLSFVLLVLLGKRLSWLMATILSVGAMALSALSSAYLLQVAMLTPDTVLHAHLWQWFKLGEEPINFALRLDSLSMVMISVVSGVGFLIHAYAAAYMRGDENFSRFMAYMNLFIVAMLLLVLADNLVLLYLGWEGVGLCSFLLIGFWYQNPENAMAAKKAFIVTRVGDTFLAIGLFLLFRETGSLTISDVTALAHSNYLVENDMAFWICLLLVGGAVGKSAQLPLQTWLPDAMAGPTPVSALIHAATMVTAGVYLIARMQGLFILTPEVMTIVAWIGALTLLLAGFAALGQSDIKRVLAYSTMSQIGYMMLALGAGAFSAGVMHLMTHAFFKALLFLTAGSIILALHHQQNMFKMGGLLKKLPLISALFIIGIAALIAFPGTSGFVSKEAILAELYSSATAGPVFWWIGVLGALITSIYSFRMLFITFFGEYRGDETVHKVTDKLQLIPLMILAVLALVGGLITLDLSALFPTLTSTNSDPSWLHTVAIATPFVGIVIAYVVYFPKTGKDVVDPRENTTPGISSGADIYSFLQRGLGFDTLYNTFLVKPFVFISKLNKNDIIDQLVHGIRWNVQTWHEVLKASQNGQLRWYGAMLGVGVALLLAIVLFTSDVSSIGGGAL, encoded by the coding sequence ATGATGGATCACATTCAAATACTCTCATATTTACCATTTTATCCGTTATTGAGCTTTGTGTTATTAGTGCTTTTGGGTAAACGATTATCTTGGTTGATGGCGACTATTCTGTCCGTTGGCGCTATGGCATTAAGCGCACTCAGCAGTGCGTATTTATTGCAAGTGGCCATGCTTACTCCTGACACCGTTTTACATGCGCATTTATGGCAGTGGTTCAAATTAGGTGAAGAGCCGATTAACTTTGCTTTGCGTCTTGATAGTTTGTCTATGGTGATGATTTCTGTGGTCAGCGGAGTTGGTTTTTTAATTCATGCCTACGCTGCTGCCTATATGAGAGGAGATGAAAATTTTTCACGTTTTATGGCGTACATGAATTTATTCATCGTCGCGATGTTGTTGTTGGTTTTAGCTGATAACTTGGTATTACTCTATCTTGGCTGGGAAGGTGTAGGGTTATGCAGCTTTTTGTTAATCGGATTTTGGTATCAAAATCCAGAAAATGCGATGGCGGCGAAAAAAGCATTTATTGTCACCCGTGTTGGCGATACTTTTCTAGCAATAGGCCTATTTTTATTATTTCGTGAAACCGGCAGTTTAACTATCTCTGATGTAACCGCTTTAGCGCATAGTAATTATCTGGTTGAAAATGATATGGCATTCTGGATTTGTTTACTGCTCGTTGGCGGCGCGGTTGGTAAATCTGCTCAGTTACCTCTGCAAACCTGGTTGCCCGACGCCATGGCCGGCCCAACACCGGTTAGTGCGTTGATTCATGCCGCAACAATGGTAACCGCAGGTGTATATTTAATCGCCCGAATGCAAGGTTTGTTTATATTAACGCCAGAAGTGATGACTATTGTCGCTTGGATCGGTGCATTAACATTATTACTTGCCGGCTTTGCTGCGCTTGGCCAGTCTGATATTAAACGAGTGTTGGCATATTCTACGATGAGCCAAATAGGCTATATGATGCTGGCTTTAGGTGCTGGTGCGTTTAGTGCTGGCGTTATGCATTTAATGACCCATGCATTTTTTAAAGCGTTACTGTTTTTAACTGCGGGTTCAATTATTTTGGCTCTGCATCATCAACAAAATATGTTCAAAATGGGCGGGTTACTTAAAAAACTTCCATTGATAAGTGCTTTATTTATTATCGGTATTGCTGCCCTAATCGCTTTTCCCGGAACGTCTGGCTTTGTGTCTAAAGAAGCAATACTGGCGGAGCTGTATTCATCTGCTACAGCAGGGCCCGTATTTTGGTGGATAGGCGTGTTAGGCGCACTTATCACCAGTATCTACAGTTTTAGAATGTTATTTATAACCTTCTTTGGCGAATATCGTGGTGATGAAACTGTACATAAGGTGACAGATAAACTGCAACTAATACCATTGATGATTCTGGCTGTACTAGCGCTTGTCGGCGGTTTAATTACTTTAGATTTAAGCGCATTATTTCCAACTTTAACATCCACCAATAGTGATCCTTCCTGGTTACATACGGTAGCTATAGCGACACCATTTGTTGGCATTGTTATCGCTTATGTAGTGTATTTCCCTAAAACTGGGAAAGATGTTGTAGATCCCCGCGAAAACACAACGCCAGGTATTAGCTCCGGAGCCGATATATATTCCTTCTTACAGCGGGGCTTAGGCTTTGACACTTTATATAATACATTTCTGGTTAAACCTTTTGTATTTATCAGCAAGTTAAATAAAAACGACATTATTGACCAACTAGTCCACGGCATTCGCTGGAATGTACAAACTTGGCATGAAGTATTAAAAGCCAGCCAAAATGGTCAACTGCGTTGGTATGGGGCAATGCTAGGTGTTGGCGTAGCACTACTGTTAGCAATTGTATTATTTACCTCTGATGTTTCTAGCATCGGTGGAGGTGCGTTATGA